In Sandaracinaceae bacterium, the sequence TGCGCCGGCGCAGGACGGGGCCTCGACCGAAAGTGACGGACGTTTCACGTGAAACATCTCGGGTCGGGGGCGACTGGAGGTTTCACGTGAAACGTCAGCTCAGGGAGAGGTTGGCGCGGACGTCGCCGGTGAACGCGGCGTCGATGGTCTCGAGGGCAGCCTCGACGGCTTCGCTGCGGGCGTCCGGGAGGCGGACCTCGAGGTGGACGATGAGGTCCCCAGGTTCTCCCTTGGCCTCGGGGGCGCCCTTCCCGCGCAGGCGCAGCTTGTGTCCGGTCTGGCTGCCCGCGGGCACGGCGACGCGGACGTCGCCCTCCAGTGTGGGCACCGCGACCTTGGCGCCACGGTAGGCCTCGAGCGGGGTGACGGGCAGCTTCACGTGCAGCTGCTTGCCCTCACGCCAATACGCCGGGTGCGTCCCCACCTTCACCTCGAGGAGCAGGTCGCCAGCCCCGCCTCCTCCGGGCTGGCCTTGGCCGCGCACGCGGATCTTGGCGCCGTCCGTGACACCCGCTGGGACCTTCACCTTCACGCCCCGGACGCTGCCGCTCGCGTCGGTCATGGAGAGCTCCCGATCGCAGCCGCGCAGCGCCTCCACGAAGCTGACGCTCACGCTGCCCGTCACGTCGCGGCCACGCTGGGCACGGCCTCCGAACATGTCGGCGAAGTCCTCCATGCGGACCCCACGTGGGCCGCGCCCCGCGCCAGGCCGGCCACCGAAGATGTCGGCAAAGTCGAAGCCCGCGAACGCCTCTGCACCGTGGGCGGCATGACGGCGCGGGTCGAACCCGTCCCGCAGGCCATCCTCACCGAACTGGTCGTAGAGCTTCCGCTTCTCCTCGTCCCCCAGCACGTCGTACGCCTGGGACACCAGCTTGAAGCGCTCCTCGGCCTTCGCGTCCCCGGGGTTGTGGTCCGGGTGGAACTGCTTCGCGAGCTTGCGAAACGCGCGCTTGATGTCGGGAGCTGCGGCGTCTCGGGGCACGCCGAGCACTTCGTAGTAGTTCTTTGCCATGAGACGGCCACACCCTAAGTCGCCGCAGCCTCAAGACAACCACCACGTGCCCGCGCCCTCGCTTGAAGCGGGAATGGCCCCGTGGTAGGTCACGTTCCTCTGCCCACACAGCGTGTGCCCGCGACGCGCCACGCCCTCCTCTACCCCGTGACAGCCTCTCTCGACGCACCGCCCCATCACGTCGCCATCATCATGGATGGGAACGGGCGCTGGGCATCGAGCCGGGGGCGTATGCGAACCGCAGGGCACCACGAGGGCAGCCACACGGTGCGGGACATCGTCCGTGAGTGCCGCAGCGCCGGGGTGCAGGCCCTCACGCTCTACGCCTTCAGCGAGCAGAACTGGGAGCGTCCCGAGCACGAGGTGGCCGCCCTCATGGAGCTGCTCATCGAGTACCTGGTGTCGGAGCGCTCCGAGCTCATGGACAACCAGATCCGCCTGCGCGCCATCGGCCGGATCCACAAGCTGCCCCAGCGTGTGCTGGACGTGCTGCACGCGCTCGAGCGGGACAGCGCCCACCTCACCGGCATGACCCTCACGCTGGCCCTCTCTTACGGGGGCCAAGAAGAGCTGGCCGATGCGGCCGCCGAGATCGCGCGGGACGTGGCCGCCGGGCGCCTCGCCCCCGAGGCCGTGGACCAAGCGCTGCTGGAATCCCGGCTCCCCTCGGCCGCGGTCGGCCCTGTGGACCTCCTGATCCGCACCGGCGGCGACCAG encodes:
- the uppS gene encoding di-trans,poly-cis-decaprenylcistransferase; its protein translation is MDGNGRWASSRGRMRTAGHHEGSHTVRDIVRECRSAGVQALTLYAFSEQNWERPEHEVAALMELLIEYLVSERSELMDNQIRLRAIGRIHKLPQRVLDVLHALERDSAHLTGMTLTLALSYGGQEELADAAAEIARDVAAGRLAPEAVDQALLESRLPSAAVGPVDLLIRTGGDQRISNFLLWGAAYAELFFSPKLWPEFGLADLLEAFESFHTRERRFGRVLTAEPVPAPAGSQQESGLPATEAR
- a CDS encoding J domain-containing protein encodes the protein MAKNYYEVLGVPRDAAAPDIKRAFRKLAKQFHPDHNPGDAKAEERFKLVSQAYDVLGDEEKRKLYDQFGEDGLRDGFDPRRHAAHGAEAFAGFDFADIFGGRPGAGRGPRGVRMEDFADMFGGRAQRGRDVTGSVSVSFVEALRGCDRELSMTDASGSVRGVKVKVPAGVTDGAKIRVRGQGQPGGGGAGDLLLEVKVGTHPAYWREGKQLHVKLPVTPLEAYRGAKVAVPTLEGDVRVAVPAGSQTGHKLRLRGKGAPEAKGEPGDLIVHLEVRLPDARSEAVEAALETIDAAFTGDVRANLSLS